A region from the uncultured Draconibacterium sp. genome encodes:
- a CDS encoding RagB/SusD family nutrient uptake outer membrane protein, with amino-acid sequence MNKLKSIFIIFLSTLVLTACVDDLDVTPQDPDVIMAGNLEDNPAYMDQVMAKVYASFIIAGQGANGGSDISASDENFFTTMRALWNLQEITTDEAICAWGDIGIADLNTQTWSPSNPFLTALYQRLGLSITYANDLINLVKNSDDAKLQQYHAEARFLRALAYYWFMDLFGNPPFTTEEDGVGKFYPEQIQRADLFNYIVSELKEIETLLPEPGNSYPQADKGAAWMLLARVYLNAEVYTGTAHWDDCKTYCNKVINSGAYALAADYRHNFTADNHYGSNPEMIFAWEQDGENVQGFVGTTFIIESSSDATYLRAEDYHGLTSNTNWNGNRARKDFMNILVDTLATYGGPIDMTDVHFAQCPDQRVYLKMKRSLDIPSASSSGDYGVGNYKFTALNLDGSQPANYNEAYACTDFPIFRLADAYLMRAESEFNLGNTGAAVADINVIRERAYGNTSGNITADELTAQFILDERAREFYYEAQRRTDLVRFGQFTSGSYHWQWKGGVYDGVATSSHLDLFPIPGDEVAANSNIQQNSGY; translated from the coding sequence ATGAATAAGTTAAAATCAATTTTTATCATATTTCTTTCAACACTGGTACTTACCGCATGTGTTGATGATTTGGATGTTACGCCACAAGATCCGGATGTGATTATGGCAGGTAACCTCGAAGACAATCCGGCATATATGGACCAGGTAATGGCAAAAGTTTATGCCAGCTTTATTATTGCCGGCCAGGGAGCTAACGGAGGATCGGATATTAGTGCCTCTGACGAGAACTTTTTTACCACCATGCGTGCCCTTTGGAACCTACAGGAAATTACTACCGACGAGGCCATTTGCGCCTGGGGAGATATAGGTATTGCTGATTTGAATACCCAAACCTGGAGTCCGAGCAACCCCTTCTTAACCGCTCTTTACCAGCGTTTGGGCTTGAGTATTACCTATGCCAACGATTTAATTAACCTGGTAAAAAACAGCGACGATGCAAAATTGCAACAATACCATGCTGAAGCCCGCTTTTTAAGAGCACTGGCCTACTACTGGTTTATGGATTTGTTTGGCAATCCACCGTTTACAACTGAAGAAGACGGAGTTGGTAAATTTTATCCGGAACAAATTCAACGTGCAGACCTATTCAACTACATTGTTTCAGAACTGAAGGAAATTGAAACCCTTCTTCCCGAGCCAGGAAATTCATACCCGCAGGCCGACAAAGGGGCAGCCTGGATGTTGTTGGCCAGAGTTTACCTGAATGCCGAAGTTTATACCGGAACTGCACACTGGGACGATTGTAAAACCTATTGCAACAAAGTAATTAACAGTGGTGCTTATGCCCTGGCTGCCGATTACAGACATAATTTTACAGCCGACAACCACTACGGCAGCAACCCCGAAATGATTTTTGCATGGGAACAAGATGGCGAAAATGTACAAGGTTTTGTGGGAACTACTTTTATTATTGAATCGAGTTCAGATGCCACCTATCTTCGTGCTGAAGATTACCATGGTTTAACATCGAATACCAACTGGAACGGAAACCGCGCCCGTAAAGACTTTATGAATATTTTGGTGGATACATTGGCAACCTACGGCGGACCAATTGACATGACCGATGTTCATTTTGCACAATGCCCCGACCAGCGTGTTTACCTGAAAATGAAAAGAAGCCTTGACATTCCAAGTGCCTCGTCAAGCGGCGATTATGGCGTTGGAAACTACAAGTTTACTGCACTAAACCTCGATGGTTCGCAACCGGCCAATTACAATGAAGCCTACGCTTGTACCGACTTCCCAATTTTCCGTTTGGCCGACGCATACCTTATGCGTGCCGAATCAGAATTTAACCTGGGTAACACCGGTGCAGCAGTTGCTGATATCAATGTAATCAGAGAACGTGCCTACGGCAATACCTCAGGCAACATTACTGCCGACGAGCTTACAGCACAATTTATACTAGACGAGCGTGCCCGCGAGTTTTACTACGAAGCTCAGCGCCGTACCGACCTTGTTCGCTTTGGACAATTTACCAGCGGCTCGTACCACTGGCAATGGAAAGGTGGCGTTTACGACGGTGTTGCTACCAGCAGCCATCTGGATCTTTTCCCAATTCCGGGTGATGAAGTTGCTGCCAACAGTAACATACAGCAAAACTCAGGTTATTAA
- a CDS encoding alpha-amylase family glycosyl hydrolase, with protein MNRLFSLLIALFFVHNITAQITTVPEKPVATKAVTITFNSDESNLDYYTGELYAHTGLITDKSSSSTDWKYVIESWGNNATQPKLTNKGNGIYELEISPDILSYYSVSAGDDVLKLAFVFRSADANQQTENLYVDVYKEGLHIDISSPSQNAVLPLGDSVTISATSTLTANLKLFINDNEISSSNGTIISTQYIFENLGQNWIIAEATADSTVRDSVLVDVKDFKLSKPETYKNGINYTSNTSAALVLWAPLKTYVYVIGDFNNWEKSDDYLMNKDGNFFWIDITNLTEGQEYAFQYSIDGNITIADPYAEKILDPWNDKYIDEAVYPNLKAYPEGKTEGTVSVLQTAQSEYQWEIEDFEMPANEKLIIYELLIRDFTSEHTYASVIEQLDYLEDLNINVLELMPVNEFDANSSWGYNPTFYFAPDKYYGPKNELKRLVDECHKRGIAVVIDMVLNHSWGGSPFVEMYIDDMENNPWYNVTSPNPVFSWGYDFNHESDATKALVDSVNSFWLNEYNVDGFRFDFTKGFTNTPGDGSGYDQPRINILKRMATEIWKRNSDALVILEHFASNTEEMTLADFGMMVWGNKNHAYGENLMGYGASLYDAVAENRGWEKPHLVTYMESHDEERLIYKSVNFGATNGDYNTKNLATALERQKLNALFFIPLPGPKMIWQFGELGYDYSINYCPNGSISDDCRTAEKPLVWDYTNDTQRTELFQVMAKLNELKQTYEEFAPTETEYALANQTKWYKLSKNGKHVVGIGNFDLEEKEIAITFPEAGKYYEFFSGDSVVFNSASQSFTFQPGEYRMYSTTKFHDPEIETDYTLISSAENKLQIYPNPASGRLTIASAQELSAVQVFSAAGILSYQSDKIKGYKLEINVQDFSPGIYFVRVLQNGNSSTQKVVIK; from the coding sequence ATGAATCGTTTATTTTCCTTATTAATTGCATTATTTTTTGTGCACAACATTACGGCTCAAATTACTACCGTGCCCGAAAAACCTGTTGCCACAAAAGCGGTTACCATAACTTTTAACTCCGACGAAAGTAACCTGGATTATTACACCGGCGAATTATACGCCCACACAGGCCTTATCACCGATAAAAGTTCATCAAGTACCGACTGGAAATATGTAATTGAATCGTGGGGAAATAACGCAACACAACCAAAACTTACCAATAAAGGTAATGGCATTTACGAACTGGAAATCAGCCCCGACATCTTGTCTTACTATTCGGTTAGCGCCGGCGACGATGTGCTTAAACTGGCTTTTGTGTTCCGATCGGCCGATGCCAACCAACAAACTGAAAACCTTTATGTTGATGTGTACAAAGAGGGCTTGCACATTGATATTTCGAGCCCCTCACAGAATGCTGTTTTGCCGCTTGGCGATTCGGTAACCATTTCTGCAACCTCAACCTTAACAGCAAATTTAAAGCTGTTTATAAATGATAATGAAATTAGTTCATCAAACGGAACAATTATTTCAACGCAATATATTTTTGAAAACCTGGGCCAGAACTGGATTATTGCTGAAGCAACTGCCGACTCAACTGTTCGTGATTCGGTTTTGGTTGATGTAAAAGATTTTAAACTTAGTAAACCCGAAACATATAAAAACGGCATAAACTACACTTCAAACACCTCAGCAGCCCTCGTGCTATGGGCGCCCCTAAAAACTTATGTGTATGTTATTGGCGACTTTAATAACTGGGAAAAATCGGATGATTACCTAATGAATAAAGACGGTAATTTCTTTTGGATTGATATTACAAACCTTACTGAAGGACAAGAATATGCCTTTCAATACAGTATTGACGGGAACATAACAATAGCTGACCCCTATGCCGAAAAAATACTTGACCCCTGGAATGACAAATACATCGATGAAGCTGTTTATCCCAACCTGAAAGCCTACCCTGAAGGAAAAACAGAAGGTACAGTATCGGTACTGCAAACGGCACAGTCCGAGTACCAGTGGGAAATTGAAGACTTTGAAATGCCTGCGAACGAAAAACTGATTATTTACGAACTTCTGATTCGTGATTTTACCAGCGAACATACCTATGCGTCAGTAATTGAGCAACTGGATTACCTTGAAGATTTGAATATAAATGTTTTGGAACTAATGCCGGTAAACGAGTTTGATGCCAATAGTAGCTGGGGCTACAATCCCACCTTCTACTTTGCACCAGACAAGTATTATGGTCCAAAAAACGAGCTGAAACGCCTTGTTGACGAATGCCATAAACGCGGAATTGCAGTGGTAATTGATATGGTTCTTAACCATAGCTGGGGAGGCAGCCCCTTTGTGGAAATGTACATTGACGACATGGAGAACAATCCTTGGTACAACGTTACCTCTCCAAATCCGGTGTTTTCGTGGGGTTATGATTTTAACCACGAAAGCGATGCTACGAAAGCACTGGTAGACAGCGTAAATTCATTTTGGTTAAACGAATACAATGTTGACGGATTTCGGTTTGATTTTACCAAGGGCTTCACAAACACGCCGGGCGATGGCTCTGGTTACGACCAACCACGAATTAATATTCTGAAACGCATGGCTACCGAAATTTGGAAACGCAATTCGGATGCCCTTGTTATTTTGGAGCACTTTGCCAGCAACACCGAAGAAATGACATTAGCCGATTTTGGCATGATGGTTTGGGGCAATAAAAACCACGCCTACGGCGAAAATCTAATGGGCTACGGAGCCAGCCTTTACGATGCCGTGGCCGAAAATCGGGGTTGGGAAAAACCCCACCTGGTAACCTATATGGAAAGCCACGATGAAGAACGATTGATTTATAAAAGTGTAAACTTTGGAGCAACAAATGGCGATTATAACACAAAAAATTTGGCAACAGCCCTTGAAAGACAAAAGTTAAATGCCTTGTTTTTTATTCCGCTTCCGGGGCCAAAAATGATTTGGCAGTTTGGCGAACTGGGTTACGACTACTCCATAAACTACTGCCCCAACGGGAGCATAAGCGATGACTGCCGAACTGCTGAAAAACCCTTGGTTTGGGATTATACAAATGATACACAACGAACCGAACTGTTTCAGGTTATGGCCAAATTAAACGAATTAAAACAAACCTACGAGGAATTTGCACCAACTGAAACGGAATATGCATTGGCCAACCAGACCAAATGGTACAAACTAAGCAAGAATGGAAAACATGTTGTTGGTATCGGAAATTTTGATCTTGAGGAAAAAGAAATTGCCATAACTTTTCCCGAAGCCGGCAAATACTACGAATTTTTCAGTGGCGATTCAGTTGTATTTAATTCAGCAAGTCAATCGTTTACCTTTCAACCCGGAGAATACCGAATGTATTCCACAACAAAGTTTCACGATCCGGAAATAGAAACGGATTACACCCTGATTTCCTCGGCTGAAAACAAGCTGCAGATTTATCCCAATCCGGCTTCAGGCAGGTTAACCATAGCCTCTGCCCAGGAGCTTTCAGCGGTTCAGGTATTCTCGGCTGCCGGAATTCTAAGCTATCAATCAGACAAAATTAAGGGATATAAACTTGAGATTAATGTTCAGGACTTTAGTCCGGGTATCTATTTTGTTCGGGTGCTACAAAACGGAAATAGCTCAACACAAAAGGTGGTGATAAAATAA
- a CDS encoding SusF/SusE family outer membrane protein, which produces MKNKMIYRFMILLVAVAALFAACTEETAHVRLEPTLSTANTLNITSDSATVVGFVIAEGDGFTERGVCYSTTENPTIDNDKKAYTEDTPNATFYVRLSGLTYATKYYARAYATGEAGTVYGEQVEFTTLPVVPFLSTAAITEITGNSAIGGGEVTGSGGADVTARGIVFGTEANPTISGDKTADGDGVGTFESMLENLKGNTTYYVRAYASNTAGTGYGPQVSFKTLVDLPKVSTTAVTGVTKTSGTTGGAVTDNGGDDITAYGIVWGMSSEPTTADNVIDATMPLDSFVIEITGLEKYTEYYVRAFATNSAGTAYGENIMFTTLADILTWNLPGDYVEASYPGSGLTNWSPDNSPQVISTIENPSSLEGFVYFANDNNQWKFATQPNWDGPNYGDDGSGNLDAGADNINSPKGFYKINADATALTYTAIKQVWGVIGSASPMGWDDETPLVYSPEAVKWQGVLHLTAADIKFRANHDWGFNYGSDAADGTLQPGGENIPVAVEADYAIEIDFSTPNEYKYSLNRWGLIGDATPGGWSDDTDMTWDADNGVFTVTLDLTAASFKFRANDGWDLNYGGDLSALSPGGDNISIAEAGNYTITFDPWGLTATVTKN; this is translated from the coding sequence ATGAAAAATAAAATGATATACAGGTTTATGATTCTTCTGGTAGCAGTTGCGGCACTATTTGCCGCCTGTACCGAAGAAACAGCTCACGTTCGCCTGGAGCCAACCTTATCAACAGCAAATACTTTGAACATTACATCCGACTCGGCAACCGTTGTTGGTTTTGTAATTGCCGAAGGCGATGGATTTACAGAGCGTGGTGTTTGTTACAGTACTACTGAAAATCCAACAATTGATAACGACAAAAAAGCTTACACTGAAGATACACCTAACGCTACCTTTTATGTACGCTTATCGGGCTTAACTTATGCTACCAAATATTACGCTCGTGCTTATGCTACCGGAGAAGCCGGTACGGTATATGGCGAACAGGTTGAATTTACAACTCTTCCAGTGGTTCCGTTCCTAAGCACTGCTGCTATTACCGAAATTACCGGTAATTCGGCCATAGGTGGCGGAGAAGTTACCGGATCGGGTGGTGCCGATGTTACGGCCCGCGGTATTGTTTTTGGAACTGAAGCCAACCCTACAATTTCGGGTGACAAAACTGCCGATGGCGATGGCGTTGGTACTTTCGAAAGTATGCTGGAAAACCTTAAAGGCAACACTACTTACTATGTTCGTGCTTATGCAAGCAACACTGCCGGTACGGGCTACGGCCCACAGGTAAGTTTTAAAACATTGGTTGACTTGCCAAAAGTAAGCACAACTGCAGTTACCGGTGTTACCAAAACTTCGGGTACTACAGGTGGTGCTGTTACCGATAATGGTGGTGACGATATTACTGCCTACGGTATTGTGTGGGGAATGAGTTCGGAACCTACAACTGCCGATAATGTTATTGATGCAACAATGCCTCTTGATTCGTTTGTAATTGAAATTACAGGCCTTGAGAAATACACCGAATATTATGTACGTGCATTTGCTACAAACAGTGCGGGTACAGCTTATGGCGAAAACATCATGTTTACAACGCTTGCCGATATTCTTACCTGGAATCTTCCTGGAGATTATGTTGAAGCAAGCTACCCGGGATCGGGACTAACAAACTGGTCGCCAGATAATTCTCCACAAGTGATTAGTACCATCGAAAATCCGTCGAGCCTGGAAGGGTTTGTTTATTTTGCAAACGACAACAACCAATGGAAATTTGCAACACAGCCCAACTGGGACGGTCCAAACTACGGAGATGATGGCTCAGGTAATCTTGATGCCGGTGCAGATAACATTAATTCGCCAAAAGGTTTTTATAAAATTAATGCCGATGCAACCGCATTAACCTATACCGCAATTAAACAGGTTTGGGGTGTTATTGGTAGTGCCTCGCCAATGGGCTGGGACGATGAAACACCACTGGTTTACTCGCCTGAGGCTGTAAAATGGCAAGGAGTACTTCACTTAACTGCTGCAGATATTAAGTTCCGTGCCAATCACGATTGGGGCTTTAACTATGGTAGCGATGCGGCTGATGGTACGCTTCAGCCGGGAGGTGAAAATATTCCGGTTGCAGTGGAAGCTGATTATGCCATTGAAATTGATTTTAGCACGCCAAACGAATATAAATACAGCCTTAACCGCTGGGGATTAATTGGCGATGCAACACCTGGTGGCTGGAGCGACGATACCGATATGACCTGGGATGCTGACAATGGAGTATTCACTGTAACACTCGACCTTACTGCTGCTTCATTTAAGTTCCGTGCCAACGATGGTTGGGATTTAAATTATGGTGGCGATCTTAGTGCACTTTCTCCCGGTGGCGATAACATTTCGATTGCCGAAGCCGGAAACTACACCATTACTTTCGATCCCTGGGGATTGACTGCAACAGTTACTAAAAATTAA
- a CDS encoding gliding motility-associated C-terminal domain-containing protein encodes MILTLLAALNGAAQQDIVEYEGAETTHHVVNHPGSEYHWEIFKSLNPAIPADPTECYFTDANDVNEITVHWLQAGRYYLTVVETDASGCTNLKALAVSILPNNRSIRFFETSSNDCFNSSGNDFNLSLVASDIDGEPLKELFYPLTVSFLVNGNLYAQQVEFDNQALAISSAMFTADSDLNNTVEVEITGAVDNENNTLATSAPDVHSRIIYPKPQLAFDVGDLKLERNTVYTHEVAMIVGNLQGARYFWSVDPPEGTSADLESNFSNEADIVWDGISGDYTLQVYAIDGNGCSSDTAVQRIGILKTGYDLIFSAGIDTLTGSCSPFKLQATVSDTSGLIYSWIPIENLDDPTQLNPVFTPGNTTEFILTVSNADGVVGKDTVEIGVAEISADAGDDFMLEDGTTALLNGMGSSGQQIEFNWTTSNGTFVGGQNTATPEISSAGTYYLQVSDIYGCAAIDSVVVSRFISAPIARDVYDTTNYEKTITIAVLANDEDPQGGELNPASLEIVQHPVNGTANINQDATVTYRPDDGFLGGDVFEYRICNYFAKCDNAHVYVYVMALDFFIPEAFTPNGDNINDFFEIQGIEMFEGNSITIINRWGKKVYEAQNYGLSTIPVFWDGKSNQGGGNSDLPTGTYFYVLDLGNGEQPIAGSVYIDR; translated from the coding sequence ATGATATTAACCCTGCTGGCTGCCCTAAATGGGGCAGCCCAGCAGGATATTGTCGAATACGAAGGTGCCGAAACAACACATCATGTTGTAAATCATCCCGGAAGTGAATACCATTGGGAGATTTTTAAAAGCCTCAACCCCGCTATTCCTGCTGACCCAACAGAATGTTACTTTACTGACGCCAACGATGTAAATGAGATAACAGTGCATTGGCTTCAGGCTGGCAGGTATTATTTAACGGTTGTTGAAACGGATGCCTCCGGGTGTACAAACCTGAAAGCACTTGCCGTTTCCATTCTTCCCAATAACCGTTCAATTCGTTTTTTTGAAACCAGTAGTAACGACTGTTTTAATTCATCAGGAAATGATTTTAACCTTTCGCTGGTGGCCAGTGATATTGATGGAGAGCCACTTAAGGAGCTTTTCTATCCCTTAACTGTTAGTTTTCTTGTTAATGGCAATTTGTATGCGCAGCAAGTTGAATTTGACAACCAGGCCTTAGCCATTTCTTCTGCAATGTTTACGGCTGATTCAGACTTAAACAATACCGTTGAAGTAGAAATAACCGGTGCAGTTGATAATGAGAATAACACTCTTGCAACATCCGCACCGGATGTACATTCGCGAATCATCTACCCAAAACCACAACTGGCTTTTGATGTGGGTGATTTAAAACTTGAGCGTAATACTGTTTATACACATGAGGTTGCCATGATTGTCGGGAATTTGCAGGGAGCCAGGTATTTCTGGTCGGTTGATCCACCGGAAGGAACATCTGCAGATTTGGAAAGTAATTTTAGTAATGAGGCTGATATTGTTTGGGATGGTATCTCGGGTGATTATACTTTACAAGTATATGCCATAGATGGAAACGGGTGTTCCAGCGATACTGCAGTGCAAAGAATAGGAATATTAAAAACCGGATATGATCTTATTTTCTCAGCCGGAATAGATACCTTGACAGGAAGTTGTAGCCCGTTTAAGTTACAGGCCACAGTTTCAGACACAAGCGGTTTAATCTATTCGTGGATCCCGATAGAAAACCTTGACGATCCGACACAACTAAACCCCGTATTTACACCGGGAAATACCACCGAGTTTATATTAACAGTAAGCAATGCCGATGGGGTTGTGGGTAAAGATACGGTTGAAATTGGGGTAGCAGAGATTAGTGCCGATGCCGGCGATGACTTTATGCTTGAAGATGGAACAACTGCTCTTTTAAACGGAATGGGTAGCAGTGGTCAGCAAATTGAATTCAACTGGACAACCAGCAACGGAACTTTTGTTGGCGGACAGAATACAGCTACACCCGAAATTAGTTCGGCAGGAACCTATTATTTGCAGGTAAGCGATATTTATGGATGCGCGGCCATCGACTCTGTTGTGGTAAGCCGTTTTATTTCTGCACCAATAGCCCGCGATGTTTACGATACAACCAATTACGAAAAAACAATCACCATTGCAGTGCTGGCAAACGATGAAGATCCGCAGGGAGGTGAACTCAATCCGGCTTCTTTAGAGATTGTTCAACATCCTGTAAACGGAACAGCCAACATTAATCAAGATGCAACGGTAACTTACCGGCCTGATGATGGTTTTCTTGGCGGTGATGTGTTTGAATACAGGATTTGCAACTACTTTGCCAAATGCGACAATGCGCATGTTTACGTTTATGTGATGGCGCTCGACTTTTTTATTCCCGAAGCATTTACGCCTAATGGCGATAATATTAACGACTTTTTCGAGATTCAGGGAATTGAAATGTTTGAAGGCAATTCAATAACTATTATTAATCGTTGGGGCAAAAAAGTTTACGAAGCTCAGAACTATGGCCTGTCTACCATTCCGGTGTTTTGGGATGGAAAATCAAACCAGGGAGGCGGAAACAGTGATTTACCAACCGGAACTTACTTTTATGTTTTAGACCTTGGAAACGGCGAACAACCAATAGCAGGTTCGGTATATATCGACAGATAA
- a CDS encoding type IX secretion system membrane protein PorP/SprF, with protein sequence MGRFVKIAAYINLLFVILLQSSNASAQQDPMYTQYMDNLLVINPGFAGSKDVGNALLVARSQWVAFDGAPSTRSFAYNSSIEDKNVGFGFSVLSDKIGPLSQTGVYADYSYFIRVTEDFKLGLGLKGGVSFYRASLTDLATIDPDPIFDNDIYENFLPNGGIGMFLFSDDTYFGLSVPRLIENKITRQDVTTDYINTQQMHIYFVAGHKLELNEDIQLKGNGMLKYVAGAPVSVDLTVMGGFRNKFWVGAMYRFDAAYGIITQFKPTPKMAIGYSYDITITELNAFSNGTHEIMFSYDFDLFNRRSATAQK encoded by the coding sequence ATGGGAAGATTTGTAAAAATAGCAGCATATATAAATTTACTTTTTGTAATTCTTTTACAAAGTAGTAATGCCAGTGCCCAGCAGGACCCGATGTATACGCAGTATATGGATAACCTTTTGGTAATTAACCCTGGTTTTGCAGGTTCAAAAGATGTTGGGAATGCATTGCTGGTAGCACGAAGTCAGTGGGTGGCATTTGATGGGGCACCATCTACACGCTCTTTTGCCTACAATTCCTCTATTGAGGATAAAAATGTTGGTTTTGGATTTTCGGTGCTGTCCGATAAAATTGGCCCGCTAAGTCAAACCGGTGTTTATGCTGATTATTCGTATTTTATTAGAGTTACCGAAGATTTTAAACTCGGTCTGGGCTTAAAAGGAGGAGTAAGCTTTTACAGGGCAAGCCTTACTGATTTGGCTACTATCGATCCTGACCCTATTTTTGATAACGACATCTACGAAAACTTTCTCCCGAATGGGGGGATTGGTATGTTTCTGTTTTCCGATGATACCTACTTTGGATTGTCGGTACCCCGGCTGATAGAAAATAAAATTACACGCCAGGATGTTACCACGGACTATATTAACACCCAGCAAATGCACATTTATTTTGTTGCCGGGCACAAACTGGAACTAAACGAAGACATTCAACTAAAAGGTAACGGAATGCTTAAATATGTTGCCGGTGCTCCCGTTTCAGTTGATTTAACAGTTATGGGGGGCTTCAGAAATAAATTTTGGGTGGGAGCCATGTATCGCTTTGATGCTGCCTACGGCATAATTACCCAGTTTAAACCTACACCCAAAATGGCCATTGGCTATTCGTACGACATAACCATTACAGAGCTAAATGCCTTTAGCAACGGCACACACGAAATCATGTTTAGCTATGATTTTGATTTGTTTAACCGCCGTTCAGCAACGGCTCAGAAATAG
- a CDS encoding SusE domain-containing protein, which yields MKKLLYITFIGLLGLLYSCEKDGDQIFIADNPVPPSIVSMPDLTLERNNGTDILEFAISPVDPGFVASAKYFLEACATGDNFTKVTSIASKDLGENFEISVADLNGILLKSFPADETSSVDFRVRARLVVDGGTGAPGTSDDEFEYTSATETASVTLYGLPRLDLVNSGIDQKIESSLGNGEYFGYVKLDAAMPFTLLDPDANVSYGGSGGTLTVNGPGIAVDGSGWYKMSASTNDLTYSTDAYMIGLVGSATPNGWDTPDQKMDYDAQSGTWSITIDLADGEIKFRLNDGWAWNLGGTVDNLTQGGDNIPVTAGNYTITLTINSDDTGTCTIVKN from the coding sequence ATGAAGAAATTACTTTATATAACATTTATTGGACTGCTGGGGCTGCTTTATTCTTGCGAAAAGGATGGAGATCAGATCTTTATTGCTGACAATCCGGTGCCCCCGTCAATAGTTTCGATGCCCGATTTAACATTGGAAAGAAACAATGGTACTGACATTTTAGAATTTGCTATTTCGCCAGTAGATCCTGGCTTTGTAGCATCAGCCAAATACTTTTTAGAAGCCTGTGCCACAGGCGATAATTTTACAAAAGTTACCTCAATTGCCAGCAAAGATTTAGGTGAAAACTTTGAAATCTCTGTAGCCGACCTTAACGGAATCCTCTTAAAAAGTTTTCCGGCAGATGAAACTTCATCGGTTGATTTTAGAGTTCGCGCACGTTTGGTAGTTGATGGCGGAACAGGAGCTCCCGGAACTTCAGATGACGAATTTGAATACACCTCGGCAACTGAAACGGCCAGTGTTACACTTTATGGTCTTCCGCGCTTAGACCTGGTAAATTCAGGAATCGATCAGAAAATTGAATCGTCACTGGGTAACGGCGAATATTTTGGTTACGTGAAACTGGATGCTGCCATGCCTTTTACCCTTCTTGATCCGGACGCAAACGTTTCGTACGGTGGAAGCGGTGGAACTTTAACAGTTAACGGCCCCGGAATTGCCGTTGACGGTAGTGGCTGGTATAAAATGTCGGCCAGTACCAACGATTTAACTTACTCTACCGATGCTTATATGATTGGACTGGTAGGTTCGGCAACACCAAATGGATGGGATACTCCCGACCAAAAAATGGATTACGATGCACAGTCAGGAACGTGGAGCATTACAATTGATTTGGCCGATGGCGAAATTAAATTCCGCTTAAACGATGGATGGGCATGGAACCTTGGCGGCACCGTGGATAACTTAACCCAGGGTGGCGACAATATTCCTGTTACAGCAGGTAATTACACCATTACCTTAACAATCAACAGCGACGACACCGGTACTTGTACTATTGTTAAAAACTAA